In the genome of Natronorubrum daqingense, the window TTCTCGAATCACGACCTCGAGACGCTCTTTGCGGCTCACGATATCGACGCGACCACCGACGAACCCTGACCTTTGGCTGACGTGCCGGGCGTGGGGCACTTTCTCGTCGTCTTCGGTGACTAACTTACTCGCGTGCGAGGTCGAGCGCCGCGTTCGCGAGCGTGTTCGCGGCCGCATAACAGTCCTCCCAACTCGTGTACTCCGCCGGCGAGTGGCTCTTCCCGTCCTCGCTGACCGCGAACACCATCCCCGTGTCCGTCACCGACGCGAGGTGGGTCGCGTCGTGGCCTGCACCCGAACCTAACTGCAGACTGTCGTACTCGAGGTCGTCGGCAGCCGACTGGACGGCCTCGATACACCGATCCGCGAAATCGACACTCTCGGCGCGCATCGTCTCCTCGGACTCGAGTTCCACGCCTTCCCGCGAGGCGGCGTCGTTCGCCTCCGCCAGCACCATTTCGTAGGCGCGTTGAACGACGGCGTCGTCGGGATCCCGGAACCCCCACGTCATCGTCACTTCCCCGGGAATGATGTTCACCGAGTTGGGACTCACGTCGATCGAACCGACGGTGCCGACGGTCTCCTCGCCGAGGGAGTTCCCGATGCGTCGAACCGCCTGAATCGTGTCCGCGGCCGCGACGAGCGCGTCGCTTCGGTGATCCATCGGCGTCGGCCCCGAGTGGTCGGGGTCGCCGACGAAGGTCAGTTCTCCCCAGGTGAAGCCGACAATGCCGGTTACGACGCCGACGTCCGAACCCGCCGCCTCGAGTTTCGGCCCCTGCTCGACGTGTAACTCGAGGTACGCCTCGTACGCTTCCCGGGGCTCCGCCGGGACGTCGCCTCGGTAGCCGATGCGCTCGAGTTCCTCGCGGAAGGTCGCGCCGTCGGCGTCGGTTTTCTCGTACTCCGTCTCGAGGTCGTGGGCACCGGCCCAGACGCCGCTGCCCTGCATCGCCGGCTGAAAGCGCGAACCCTCCTCGTTCGTCCAGTTGACGACCTCGATCGGGTGCGTGGTCTCGACGTCTCGGTCGTTCAACGTCAGGACGAACTCGAGTGCCGCGACGACGCCGAGCGCGCCGTCGTAGATCCCGCCGTTTGGCTGTGAATCGAGGTGCGAACCGAGCAACACGGGGGAAGCGTCCGGGTCCGTCCCTGCGCGTCGGCCGAACGTGTTTCCGAACTCGTCGACGCGGACCTCGAGTCCAGCGTCTTCGAGGTGCTCGCGAAACCAGTCTCGAGCGGCTCGGTCGTCCGCTGAGAGCGCTAATCTGTGCAACCCGCCGTCAGCCGTCTCGCCGATCGCCGACTGCTCGTTCAGCAGGTCGACGAACCTGTCACGATCGAGTTCGATCATACCCTCGAGTGAGAGCGTTCGCCGTAAAATACTGACTCGATTAGTCTTCTGTTGTGAATTTACTGTGAAGTGATGTGTTCCTGTCCGATGATGCGTCTGTTGTGCGTTCCGCGTGTTCTCGAGGTGCTGGAGGCGAGCCTGTGGCTACCGAACGTTTTCACGAAGTAATCAGCGACGGCGGGTCGATGGCTGGTATACCCGCCCCGTCCGTTGGTCACCACTCGGTGCTCGCATTACAGTCGCATCTCGCGCGTATCGATCGCATCGCAAGTCGGACAGACGAACTGGTACCGCACGCGACTTCCGGTGGTCGTCACTCGCCAACTCCCGTCGTCGTCGACGTACCCGCACGCCGAACACTGCGGGTCCGATTCGTCGAACTTTGCTCGAAGTTGCTCGAATGGGGAGCGGTACGTAGACATGTGCTACCATATAGCGTGGCAGGGTATAACAGTTAGGGTCGTCCGGTAACAGTGACTGACACGTTCCCCTGAATGCGCGCCATACTGGCCTGTAATCCGAGCGTAGCATCGTGGACGGTCGCCGGCGTTTATCATCCCCGTCGTGGTAGCGACGACTATGCTCGAGATCGCACCGACGATCCCACTGCACGTAACCGACGTCGCGCTGCAAGTCGGCGGCGGCGACTTCCTGTACTGGGCGCTGATCTTCTTCGTGCTCGCGGTCGTCGCCGCCGCGGTCGGCGCTCGTGGCGTCGCCGGCATTTCGATGGAGATCGCCCGGATCTTCGTCCTGGTCTTCATCATCCTCGCGGTCGTCGCATTACTGTTGTAGCGTGCGTCGAGTGACGACTCGAGCGATCGTCGCTCGAAATCTTCCGTCGTTCGCGCGCCGTCGAGACCAACATCAGTTACGTATTGGCAGCATTTGCGGTCGTTTGCCATCGCTTCGAACGACATAGCGTTTTAGAAACGCCGCTCGCCACTCGAACCCGGCAACGGCTATCAGGTAACCAACGTTGGTTACTAATGAGTGGGAATACCTAACAGGATAGGCGACGAAGTGAACGGTGAGACGTTACCATGACTGAACTCGGCGGATTCCAAGACAGGGTCGCCCGCGTCGACCTCTCGGATGGCTCGGTCGCCTACGAATCGATCGACGAGGACGACGCGAAACAGTATATCGGGGCGCGAGGGCTGGGGGTCAAGTACGTCTTCGAACAGGGCGTCGACGTCGACCCGCTCGGGCCGGACAACCTGCTCGCGTTCATGAACGGCCCGTTGTCGGGCACGCAGGTGACCATGAGCGGTCGAATCGCCGTCTGTACGAAGTCGCCACTGACCGGTACCGTCACCGACAGCCACCACGGCGGCTGGTCCGGCGCGCGACTCAAGTGGGCCGGCTTCGACGGCTTACTCTTCGAAGGCGAAGCCGACGAGCCCGTGTACGCCGTCGTCGAGGACGGCGAGGTCGAACTCCGGGACGCCTCGGACGTGTGGGGAAGTGGGTTCCACGAGACTCGCGACGCACTCGAGGCGGAAGTCAAGGGCTCCTACGGCAAGAACCTGAGTATCATGGGGATCGGCCCCGGCGGCGAGAACGAGGTGAAGTACGCCTGCATCATGAACGAGGACGATCGGGCCTCCGGTCGGGGCGGAACGGGCTGTGTCATGGGCTCGAAGAACCTCAAAGCCGTCGTCGTCAAGTCCACCACGAAGATGCCCCAGCCTGCGGACCCGGAGACGTTCAAGGAAGGCCACCAGCAGGCCATGCAGGCGATCACGGAGTCCGAAGTCACGGCACCCAACGAGGGCGGACTCTCGATGTACGGCACGAACGTCCTGATGAACGTCGGCGAGGAAATGGACGGCCTCCCGACGAAAAACGCCCAATACACCTCGACCGAAGCTATGCGCGACGCCGAAGGTGTCGATATCGACGCCGAACGCGTCTCCGGCGAGAACGTCCGCGAGAACATCCTCGTCGACGAACCGACCTGTCACTCCTGTCCCGTCGCCTGCAAGAAGGAAGTCGAAGTCACCGCGATGCACAAAGGCGAGGAGATGAACGTCCGCACGGAGTCCTACGAGTACGAATCCGCCTACGCGCTCGGGCCGAACTCCGGACACACGGACCGCGACGCCGTCGCCCTCATGATCGACCGCTGTAACGACATGGGCCTGGATACCATCGAGGCGGGCAACATGATGGCCATGGCGATGGAGATGACTGAACAGGACAAACTCGAGGACATCGGTACCGACGGGCAGAGCCCGTCCGCTCGTGAGACTGAGTCCCACGCTGGCCTCGAGTGGGGCGATTACGAGACGATGATCGACATGATCGAACAAATTGCCCGCCGCGAGGGTGACCTCGCGGACCTCCTCGCAGAAGGGCCACGCCGGGTCGCCGAGGCGAAAGACGCCCACGACAACTCGCTGGCGGTCAAGGGCCAGACCATCGCGGCGTACGACCCGCGAGCCCTGAAGGGGATGGGTATCGGCTACGCCACCTCGAACCGCGGAGCCTGTCACCTGCGCGGGTACACCCCCGCAGCCGAGATTCTCGGCATCCCGGAGAAGGTCGACCCCTACGAGTACGAGGGGAAGGGCGAACTCACGGCGGCCTTCCAGGACCTTCACGCCATCTCAGACAGCTTCGACATCTGCAAGTTCAACGCTTTCGCCGAAGGCATCGAGGAGTACGTCCTCCAGTACAACGGCATGACCGGCCTGGACGTGAGCGAGGACGACCTTCTCGAGGCCGGCGAACGGATCTACAACCTCGAACGGTACTACAACAACCTCGCCGGTTTCGACGGCAGCGACGACTCGTTGCCCGAGCGCTTCCTCGAGGACGGCATCCGGGGCCAGGGCGCGAGCGAGGGCGAGTACTGCGAACTCGAGGAGATGAAAGAAGAGTACTACGACCACCGCGGCTGGGTCGACGGCGTCGTCCCGGACGAGAAACTCGAGGAACTCGGCATCGACCTCGGGCCCGGAACTGGTGTTTCGGCGGGCGATTCTGCGGCACCGGCCGACGACTGAAGCCGCTCGCTTCCGACCGTCTCCGTTTTTGATTCTTCGAACTGGTCGATATGAACCTAGTCCGCCACCTGATAATATTCTCGAGTAGCGACCGCGTCTCAGTCGTCGGCGACGGTGAACGACGGTTCGGAATCAGCGTTCGCCGTCGGTTCAGTCACTTCGAGGTCGATGGTGCCGCCGCCGACCGACACCTGCACGTCGTCGAAACAGGTTCGGTACTCCGTCGCGTGCTTCCCCGAGGTGTTAATCCGAACGTACGACTCGAGGAGCCCCGCCTCGGCCAGTTGCTCGACTTTACGGTACGCCGTCGAGGCCGGAATTTCACACCGCTCGGAAAGTTCCGTTGCGGTGAGCGACTTCGCGCTCGTCGCCTCGAGAATCGCCCGGCACGCGTCGTCGCTGAGCACCTCGAGTACCGTTTCGGCGTCGATTTCGTCCTCAAGTGCACTCCCGTCTCGCTCCGTCGTGGTGATCGTCGGGGTCGTCATTATCTCATCGTACGAAGTGGGCCACCACGAGTCGTCTCCCACTAAATACAGGGTGTTTTATATGGGGTCGCCTATCTGGTCTCGAATCGGGGACTACTGACGCTGAGGGGCCGTCGACGTCTGTAGCGACCGCCCGATCCGCCTCGCGATACGAGCGAGCGCCATCGATCTCCGGCGCCGGGCACAGCGTTTAGGAGGGTCGCCTTCCCACCACTACTCGATGGCGTCGGGAATCCGTGCCGAAGTGAAGATCGACGATCCGGACGGCTGTGTCGTCACGACGGTCGCCGGTTCCACCGACGGGTCCGTCACCTCCGTCTCGAAGAGTGCGAACCCCGACGCGCCCGAGCGCGTCACCGAGGAGTTCATGCTCGAGAGCGAAACTGACGTCGACTCGGTCGACACCGACGTCGATCTCTCGTCGATTTTCTCCTACGGCTCGAGCGACGTCTACCGATTCACGCGTGCGCTCGATCGGGAGTGCCCCTGCGGGTGGATCGAACGACACGACTCGCCCGTCGTCGACGTCCGCGCACGGGGGAGTGCGCTGTACCTCACGTTTCACGCCGCAGATATGAGCGCACTGCAGGCGATCATCGGCGACCTCAAAACTCACTGCTCGAACCTCGACGTGCAACGACTCCTCCAAACCCAGCAAGGTCGGACCGAACAGCACCTCGTCTACGTCGACCGAAACACGTTGACGACGCGCCAACTCGAGGTCCTCGAGACGGCCCACCGAATGGGCTACTTCGAGCACCCGAAACGGGCGAACGCCGGCGAGGTCGCCGCGGCGCTCGACATCACCAGCACCACGTTCACCGAACACCTCGCAGCAGCCCAGACGAAACTCCTCGATGCAATTCTCGCCTACGACGAGTGACTCTCGCTCACGAATCAGGGATCAAGAACGCTTCGGGAGCTACTGGCATTCGGTGGTGAACCGCAGCCCTATATATACCGACCGCACAGTTGTGAACAGAGACACGCGTCACGATAACTCGGACACCCGCCTCGCTCATGAGTAGATTCGAATTCACCTGTCCCGACTGCACGCAAGTAATCGAGGTCAACGACTCGATGCGAGAAGCCACGCTGACGCACGGCTGTCCAGTTTGCGGCGCTGACGTGACGCAGGAAGCCTTCGACGCCACGCGGTCACAGTCCCCTTCTCGCGATTAATCTCGCTCGACGTCCGTCCGTCGGCCGTTCAGCGAGTCCGGCTCGAGTCGGTACAGTTCGATGTCGAGGTCGGCCTTCGACTGCGCCCAAATTTCGAACAGCGGGCGCTTCGCCTCTCCGTACTGGGCGATCTGTTCGGGCGTCAACGCCGACGGCGGAACGTTCTCGAGTGACCCCGTGGCGATGATGCTTCGATAGGTCGAGCCGTGCTCGTCGTAGACGACGAGTCGCGCACTCGGGGAGGACTCGAGGTACTCCCGTTTCTCGCTGTTCGGCGTCGACACCAACCGCAGATAGAAGGCACGATCCTCCTCGTCGTAGCCGTAGGAGATGGGGATCGCGTACGGATCGTCGGTCCGCGCGAGTGAGAGGACACCCGTTTCGTGGCGGCCAAGGAAGTCGTCAACCGCCGCGTCGGACATCTCGGTTTCCTGGTCGATAGCCATCGTCTCAGTGTGGGACGATGGAAGAACACGCTCTTTATAGTTGCCATCGGCGTCCGGTTGCGTTCGACCCCCGTGAGACGCTACGCTGTCGAATCTGAGGACGACGACGACTCCGACGGCTCCGACGG includes:
- a CDS encoding M20 family metallo-hydrolase; the encoded protein is MIELDRDRFVDLLNEQSAIGETADGGLHRLALSADDRAARDWFREHLEDAGLEVRVDEFGNTFGRRAGTDPDASPVLLGSHLDSQPNGGIYDGALGVVAALEFVLTLNDRDVETTHPIEVVNWTNEEGSRFQPAMQGSGVWAGAHDLETEYEKTDADGATFREELERIGYRGDVPAEPREAYEAYLELHVEQGPKLEAAGSDVGVVTGIVGFTWGELTFVGDPDHSGPTPMDHRSDALVAAADTIQAVRRIGNSLGEETVGTVGSIDVSPNSVNIIPGEVTMTWGFRDPDDAVVQRAYEMVLAEANDAASREGVELESEETMRAESVDFADRCIEAVQSAADDLEYDSLQLGSGAGHDATHLASVTDTGMVFAVSEDGKSHSPAEYTSWEDCYAAANTLANAALDLARE
- a CDS encoding HVO_0649 family zinc finger protein, yielding MSTYRSPFEQLRAKFDESDPQCSACGYVDDDGSWRVTTTGSRVRYQFVCPTCDAIDTREMRL
- a CDS encoding DUF1328 family protein, encoding MLEIAPTIPLHVTDVALQVGGGDFLYWALIFFVLAVVAAAVGARGVAGISMEIARIFVLVFIILAVVALLL
- a CDS encoding aldehyde ferredoxin oxidoreductase family protein codes for the protein MTELGGFQDRVARVDLSDGSVAYESIDEDDAKQYIGARGLGVKYVFEQGVDVDPLGPDNLLAFMNGPLSGTQVTMSGRIAVCTKSPLTGTVTDSHHGGWSGARLKWAGFDGLLFEGEADEPVYAVVEDGEVELRDASDVWGSGFHETRDALEAEVKGSYGKNLSIMGIGPGGENEVKYACIMNEDDRASGRGGTGCVMGSKNLKAVVVKSTTKMPQPADPETFKEGHQQAMQAITESEVTAPNEGGLSMYGTNVLMNVGEEMDGLPTKNAQYTSTEAMRDAEGVDIDAERVSGENVRENILVDEPTCHSCPVACKKEVEVTAMHKGEEMNVRTESYEYESAYALGPNSGHTDRDAVALMIDRCNDMGLDTIEAGNMMAMAMEMTEQDKLEDIGTDGQSPSARETESHAGLEWGDYETMIDMIEQIARREGDLADLLAEGPRRVAEAKDAHDNSLAVKGQTIAAYDPRALKGMGIGYATSNRGACHLRGYTPAAEILGIPEKVDPYEYEGKGELTAAFQDLHAISDSFDICKFNAFAEGIEEYVLQYNGMTGLDVSEDDLLEAGERIYNLERYYNNLAGFDGSDDSLPERFLEDGIRGQGASEGEYCELEEMKEEYYDHRGWVDGVVPDEKLEELGIDLGPGTGVSAGDSAAPADD
- a CDS encoding ArsR/SmtB family transcription factor, which produces MTTPTITTTERDGSALEDEIDAETVLEVLSDDACRAILEATSAKSLTATELSERCEIPASTAYRKVEQLAEAGLLESYVRINTSGKHATEYRTCFDDVQVSVGGGTIDLEVTEPTANADSEPSFTVADD
- a CDS encoding helix-turn-helix domain-containing protein, which produces MASGIRAEVKIDDPDGCVVTTVAGSTDGSVTSVSKSANPDAPERVTEEFMLESETDVDSVDTDVDLSSIFSYGSSDVYRFTRALDRECPCGWIERHDSPVVDVRARGSALYLTFHAADMSALQAIIGDLKTHCSNLDVQRLLQTQQGRTEQHLVYVDRNTLTTRQLEVLETAHRMGYFEHPKRANAGEVAAALDITSTTFTEHLAAAQTKLLDAILAYDE
- a CDS encoding DUF7560 family zinc ribbon protein, translated to MSRFEFTCPDCTQVIEVNDSMREATLTHGCPVCGADVTQEAFDATRSQSPSRD
- a CDS encoding pyridoxamine 5'-phosphate oxidase family protein yields the protein MAIDQETEMSDAAVDDFLGRHETGVLSLARTDDPYAIPISYGYDEEDRAFYLRLVSTPNSEKREYLESSPSARLVVYDEHGSTYRSIIATGSLENVPPSALTPEQIAQYGEAKRPLFEIWAQSKADLDIELYRLEPDSLNGRRTDVERD